Proteins encoded in a region of the Mucilaginibacter sabulilitoris genome:
- a CDS encoding family 43 glycosylhydrolase: MIADASIQVIDGMFYCYATTDGYDRGLDASGPPVVWKSKDFVNWSFSGSYFPSAIDQKYWAPSKVISANGRYYIYPTVNGFMYPAVSASPDGPFKLAKGPDMFIMPYSAGTLLSSKNSKPPLGIDAEIFVDDDHQAYVFWQHRRAAKLASNMITVDSNSITTIPTPRIAYSEGPIFFKRKGIYYYLYTQGGDEKYQYAYVTSTVSPLGPFDFPKNDLVSTTDHQRQIFGPGHGCVFNVPGTDDYYFAYLEFGRGSTNRQTYVNKLAFNQDGTIRPVELTLDGVGALGPVQPDKKIKIVAATASSIRPDLPVKPMKDTLLHRTESFVPAFAFDGQNGSRWMPAPEDTANWMVADLGIIQKIKRSEVCFVRPTVGHTYKLDYSTDGNKWQTCVMHSDLKIQSPHTDDLRIKARYLRVKITSGVKGIWEWNIY, translated from the coding sequence ATGATCGCTGATGCGAGTATCCAGGTAATCGACGGCATGTTTTATTGTTATGCGACGACAGACGGTTATGACCGTGGATTGGATGCGTCCGGGCCACCTGTAGTGTGGAAGTCGAAAGATTTTGTGAATTGGAGTTTCTCCGGATCTTATTTCCCCTCGGCTATAGATCAGAAATACTGGGCCCCAAGCAAAGTCATTTCGGCAAACGGTAGATATTATATTTACCCCACGGTCAATGGATTTATGTACCCGGCGGTCTCGGCTTCACCCGATGGCCCGTTTAAGCTAGCGAAAGGCCCGGATATGTTTATCATGCCGTATTCTGCCGGAACATTATTATCGTCCAAAAATTCCAAGCCACCGCTGGGTATCGACGCCGAGATTTTTGTTGATGATGACCACCAGGCTTACGTGTTCTGGCAACACAGGCGCGCAGCCAAACTGGCATCGAACATGATAACTGTCGACAGCAATAGCATTACCACCATACCCACTCCAAGAATAGCTTATTCTGAAGGCCCCATTTTCTTTAAACGTAAGGGTATTTACTACTATTTATATACACAGGGCGGGGACGAGAAATACCAGTACGCTTACGTGACCAGTACAGTCTCCCCGTTAGGCCCGTTTGATTTTCCGAAGAACGATCTCGTGTCGACTACCGATCATCAACGGCAGATCTTTGGCCCAGGCCATGGCTGTGTTTTTAATGTACCGGGAACTGATGATTATTACTTTGCCTATCTTGAATTTGGCCGCGGCAGTACCAACCGGCAAACCTATGTCAATAAGCTGGCCTTCAATCAGGACGGAACGATTCGTCCGGTCGAGCTTACGCTGGATGGTGTAGGCGCGCTGGGGCCCGTTCAACCAGATAAAAAAATAAAGATTGTCGCTGCTACAGCTTCGAGTATTCGCCCCGATTTGCCGGTAAAACCGATGAAAGACACATTATTACACAGGACAGAATCTTTTGTGCCAGCCTTTGCGTTCGACGGGCAGAATGGCTCACGCTGGATGCCTGCTCCGGAAGACACGGCCAACTGGATGGTAGCCGACCTGGGCATTATTCAAAAGATCAAACGCAGTGAAGTGTGTTTTGTCCGACCGACGGTGGGGCATACCTACAAACTTGATTACTCCACAGATGGTAACAAGTGGCAAACATGCGTTATGCATTCCGATCTGAAAATTCAATCGCCCCATACAGACGACCTCAGGATTAAGGCCCGTTATTTAAGAGTGAAAATAACAAGCGGTGTTAAAGGGATATGGGAATGGAATATTTATTAG